One Alcaligenes ammonioxydans DNA segment encodes these proteins:
- a CDS encoding amidase: MNKELLELSVIELADKLRTKAVSPVEVTDNLLAYIDQSNPQTNAYISITAEQARQSARQAEQDIMAGKYKGVFHGVPLALKDNIYFANEVTTMASKIHKDFVSKDDATVATKLRDAGVIFTGKLNMHEYAWGIDNNNPHFGPVHNPWNPDRAPGGSSGGSGAAVASHSSYNTLGTDTAGSIRIPSAACGIVGLKPTHGRVSKFGVYPLAWTLDHVGPMSKTVADAAAMLEVIAGFDPRDPTCANVPVGSYLSALNGEVKGLRIGIIEDYFFKNVDSGIEKVIRERLADLEKQGAKVIPLTVPALRYSEWAELAVSLTEAATIHHQDLIKRPNDFGGDIRFLFELGELFSGIDYLQAQQVRRALKQQFTGTFSDVDVIIAPTLPCQVPDIGVDTVNINGKTLDFIDEGIRFTGPSNLTGLPAVTVPAGIANGMPVGLQIIGPAFEEARILNVAYAVESMKPMAGHQPVLKP, from the coding sequence ATGAATAAGGAACTGCTTGAACTCAGCGTGATTGAACTGGCGGATAAACTGCGCACCAAGGCGGTCTCCCCTGTCGAAGTCACTGACAACCTGCTGGCCTACATCGATCAGTCGAACCCGCAGACCAACGCCTACATTTCCATCACCGCCGAGCAGGCGCGCCAAAGCGCCCGTCAAGCCGAGCAAGACATCATGGCCGGCAAGTACAAGGGCGTATTTCATGGCGTGCCGCTGGCCCTGAAAGACAATATCTACTTTGCCAACGAGGTCACCACCATGGCCTCCAAAATCCACAAGGATTTCGTCTCCAAGGACGACGCAACAGTTGCCACCAAGCTGCGCGATGCCGGCGTAATTTTTACCGGCAAGCTGAACATGCACGAGTACGCCTGGGGCATCGACAACAACAACCCTCACTTTGGCCCCGTGCATAACCCCTGGAATCCAGACCGTGCGCCCGGTGGCTCCAGCGGTGGTTCGGGCGCTGCCGTGGCCTCACACAGTTCCTACAACACCCTGGGCACTGATACGGCCGGCTCCATCCGTATCCCCTCCGCCGCATGCGGTATCGTCGGTCTGAAGCCCACCCACGGGCGTGTGAGCAAGTTCGGCGTCTACCCGCTGGCCTGGACCCTGGACCACGTCGGCCCCATGTCCAAAACCGTGGCCGACGCCGCTGCCATGCTGGAAGTGATTGCTGGCTTTGATCCGCGCGACCCAACCTGCGCCAACGTCCCGGTCGGCTCCTACCTGAGCGCCCTGAACGGTGAGGTCAAAGGCCTGCGCATCGGTATCATTGAGGACTACTTCTTCAAAAACGTCGACTCGGGCATTGAAAAAGTCATCCGCGAGCGCCTGGCCGACCTGGAAAAACAGGGCGCCAAAGTCATCCCTCTGACCGTGCCTGCCCTGCGTTATTCCGAATGGGCCGAGCTGGCCGTCAGCCTGACCGAGGCTGCGACCATCCACCACCAGGACCTGATCAAACGTCCCAACGATTTCGGCGGTGACATTCGCTTCCTGTTTGAACTCGGTGAGCTGTTTAGCGGCATCGATTATTTGCAAGCCCAGCAAGTACGCCGCGCCCTTAAACAGCAATTTACCGGCACCTTCAGCGACGTAGACGTCATCATCGCTCCCACCCTGCCTTGCCAGGTGCCCGACATTGGCGTCGATACCGTCAACATTAATGGAAAAACGCTGGACTTCATCGACGAAGGCATCCGCTTTACCGGCCCCAGCAACCTGACTGGTCTACCGGCCGTCACGGTGCCCGCCGGTATCGCCAACGGTATGCCCGTAGGACTGCAAATCATCGGCCCCGCCTTTGAAGAAGCACGCATCCTGAATGTTGCCTACGCCGTGGAATCGATGAAACCCATGGCCGGACACCAGCCCGTTCTGAAGCCTTAA
- a CDS encoding DUF3141 domain-containing protein, which produces MTDKSRDDSTAWSPWMMNPWNLGQTVSSYWVDAWQRAILYADIERQVGDQYQAQRKMNVPNVLNFPAELVMSGLTLPRPVNYLMVRIVPPDDQPTVPGKRPFLVVDPRAGHGPGIGGFKSDSEIGAALKAGHPCYFVGFLPDPVPGQTVEDVMRAHAAFVSKAAELHPDSQGKPVVIGNCQAGWQVMMAAAVWPDLFGPLILAGAPLSYWAGRNPMRYAGGLLGGSWLTALTSDVGHGRFDGAWLVKNFENLDPANTLWTKQYRVYAKADTEAERYIGFEKYWGGYVFLNDVEMQYIVDNLFIGNKLSTAQLLTSDGIRIDLRNIRSPIVVFSSFGDNITPPAQALGWITDLYLDDDDVRSHDQTIVFTTHDRIGHLGIFVSGSVGSKEHRKFASTIDQIDLLPAGIYRATVEETPGDDTLLNDPYLMSVRQSGLAEIAQIVQPDPESDRRFAAAARLSEINLAFYKSTLQPWVKALSTPYSAALLEALHPMRLSYESWTSAHPWADTIHKWAENIAQQRQAVDQDNPLLQAQENFSQAMERALDNYRDRRDSIYQIWFDTVYGSPLLLALAGHAPGDSTPARPHPGSSPEHLAFVREQMHRLDGLLNEGGLLEAALRGLFHIAKQRNSVDERYHHAAMRLREQYDAGKFDIEKMRAAIREQALVLAHHGHKAVEAIPHLLSRHTPEEIRLVASLIKKLISAIDEQDAAPAAVAKASQEVLDLFETAARQREQAEQSVPLESTPLARTAATPVAKATSETVPGSPPGAVSTPLAQTGAGIPVKKTAAGTKLAPEVAAPAAAQSGPEVAAAVVAKPAPEARASAAPRSATKTTPQTASRATRTAAPGKVAGKSAATGRSTAKGRTRKS; this is translated from the coding sequence ATGACAGATAAGTCTCGTGACGACAGCACGGCGTGGTCCCCTTGGATGATGAATCCCTGGAACCTGGGTCAGACCGTCTCCTCGTACTGGGTGGATGCCTGGCAGCGCGCCATTTTGTATGCCGATATCGAACGTCAGGTCGGGGACCAGTACCAGGCCCAACGTAAGATGAACGTGCCCAATGTGCTGAATTTTCCGGCGGAACTGGTCATGTCGGGGCTGACGCTTCCCCGACCCGTCAACTATCTGATGGTACGGATTGTGCCGCCCGACGATCAGCCTACCGTCCCTGGCAAGCGCCCGTTTCTGGTGGTGGACCCCCGGGCCGGGCATGGGCCGGGTATCGGTGGATTCAAATCCGACAGCGAAATTGGTGCTGCGCTCAAAGCGGGGCACCCTTGCTATTTTGTGGGCTTTTTACCTGACCCTGTCCCTGGCCAGACGGTCGAGGATGTGATGCGCGCACACGCCGCCTTCGTCAGCAAGGCAGCCGAGCTGCACCCCGACAGCCAGGGTAAGCCGGTGGTCATTGGCAATTGTCAGGCTGGATGGCAGGTCATGATGGCCGCCGCGGTCTGGCCGGATCTGTTTGGACCGTTGATTCTGGCTGGCGCCCCGCTGTCTTATTGGGCGGGGCGCAATCCCATGCGCTATGCCGGCGGTTTGCTCGGGGGCAGTTGGCTGACCGCCCTGACCAGTGATGTGGGGCATGGCCGTTTTGATGGTGCGTGGCTGGTCAAGAATTTTGAGAATCTGGACCCTGCCAATACCTTGTGGACCAAGCAGTACCGCGTTTACGCCAAGGCGGACACGGAGGCTGAGCGCTACATCGGCTTTGAGAAATACTGGGGCGGTTATGTGTTTCTGAATGATGTGGAAATGCAGTACATCGTGGACAACTTGTTTATCGGCAACAAACTGTCCACGGCTCAGCTTCTGACCTCGGACGGCATTCGCATCGATCTGCGCAATATCCGTTCGCCCATTGTGGTGTTCAGCTCCTTTGGCGACAACATCACGCCACCGGCCCAGGCACTGGGCTGGATCACGGACCTGTATCTGGACGATGACGATGTGCGCAGCCATGACCAGACCATCGTGTTCACCACGCATGATCGTATCGGCCACCTGGGCATTTTTGTATCGGGCAGTGTGGGCAGCAAAGAACACCGCAAGTTTGCCAGCACCATCGATCAGATTGATCTGTTGCCCGCTGGCATTTACCGGGCCACGGTAGAGGAAACTCCGGGCGACGACACCTTGCTGAATGATCCGTATCTGATGTCAGTGCGCCAGAGTGGTCTGGCTGAAATCGCGCAGATTGTGCAGCCGGACCCCGAGTCGGACCGTCGTTTTGCCGCTGCTGCGCGTCTGTCCGAGATTAATCTGGCTTTCTACAAGAGCACCTTGCAGCCTTGGGTCAAGGCTCTGTCCACGCCGTATAGCGCCGCCTTGCTGGAGGCCTTGCATCCTATGCGCCTGTCTTACGAGTCCTGGACCAGCGCTCACCCTTGGGCGGACACGATTCATAAGTGGGCCGAGAATATTGCCCAGCAGCGTCAGGCGGTGGACCAGGACAACCCCCTGCTGCAAGCGCAAGAGAATTTCTCGCAGGCCATGGAACGGGCTCTGGATAACTACCGCGATCGTCGTGACAGCATCTATCAGATCTGGTTTGACACGGTGTATGGTTCGCCTTTGCTGCTGGCCCTGGCCGGTCACGCCCCCGGTGATTCGACGCCGGCGCGCCCGCATCCGGGTAGTTCACCCGAGCATCTGGCTTTTGTCCGTGAGCAAATGCACAGACTGGACGGTCTGCTCAATGAAGGCGGTTTGCTGGAAGCCGCGCTGCGCGGTTTGTTCCATATTGCCAAACAGCGCAATAGTGTGGACGAGCGTTATCACCATGCCGCCATGCGCTTGCGCGAGCAGTACGATGCCGGCAAGTTTGATATTGAAAAAATGCGTGCCGCGATTCGCGAGCAGGCCTTGGTGCTGGCCCATCATGGCCATAAGGCGGTGGAAGCGATTCCGCACTTGCTGAGCAGACATACGCCGGAGGAAATTCGTCTGGTGGCGTCCCTGATCAAGAAGCTGATCAGTGCGATTGATGAGCAGGATGCGGCACCTGCGGCGGTGGCCAAGGCCTCGCAAGAGGTGCTGGATTTGTTCGAGACGGCGGCCCGGCAGCGGGAGCAGGCAGAACAGTCCGTACCGCTTGAAAGCACACCGCTTGCAAGGACAGCAGCCACGCCGGTAGCGAAGGCGACGAGCGAGACAGTGCCCGGGTCCCCGCCCGGTGCTGTGTCGACACCACTGGCTCAAACTGGGGCAGGTATTCCGGTGAAAAAGACCGCAGCGGGCACCAAACTGGCGCCTGAAGTGGCTGCGCCCGCGGCTGCCCAGTCTGGTCCTGAAGTGGCTGCTGCAGTTGTCGCCAAACCCGCGCCTGAAGCGAGAGCTTCCGCGGCCCCCAGGAGCGCGACCAAAACGACGCCGCAAACTGCCAGCCGTGCTACCCGGACCGCAGCACCCGGAAAGGTGGCGGGCAAGTCCGCTGCCACGGGTCGCAGCACGGCCAAAGGACGGACGCGCAAATCCTGA
- a CDS encoding acetyl-CoA C-acetyltransferase yields MHKDIAILAATRTPIGRFQGGLSTVPAHDLSAQLIRAVLQATGVAADQIDEVILGQVLTAGAGQNPARQAAVNAGLPYEVPSMSLNKLCGSGLKAVHLAAQAIAAGDADLVLAGGQESMSLAPFAVHKARTGLGLGHAMMDDTLLRDGLTDAFHNYHMGITAENLAERYGISREQQDAFALESQRRAVAALQAGRFKEEITPIEVPQRKGDPLRVETDEQPRAQTTLESLAKLRPAFKKEGTVTAGNASSINDGAAVLLLASADKAKALGLPVLAWVRGWASTGVDPAIMGIGPVSASRKVLKQVGWDLNELDLIEANEAFAAQSLAVAKDLQWDMNKVNVNGGAIALGHPIGASGARVLVTLVHEMRRRGARKGLATLCIGGGQGVAIAIEAA; encoded by the coding sequence ATGCACAAAGATATCGCGATTCTTGCCGCGACCCGTACCCCCATCGGCCGTTTTCAGGGGGGGCTGTCCACGGTGCCCGCCCACGATTTGAGCGCCCAATTGATTCGTGCCGTGCTCCAGGCGACGGGCGTAGCCGCCGATCAGATTGACGAGGTCATTCTGGGCCAGGTCCTGACCGCCGGCGCAGGCCAGAATCCGGCCCGTCAGGCTGCCGTGAATGCGGGTCTGCCCTACGAGGTGCCCTCCATGTCGCTCAACAAGCTGTGTGGTTCGGGCTTGAAGGCGGTCCATCTGGCGGCGCAGGCCATTGCTGCAGGTGACGCCGATCTGGTTCTGGCCGGTGGACAGGAAAGCATGAGTCTGGCCCCGTTTGCCGTTCACAAGGCGCGTACAGGTTTGGGCCTGGGCCATGCCATGATGGATGACACCTTGCTGCGTGATGGTTTGACAGACGCGTTTCACAACTATCATATGGGCATTACGGCAGAAAATCTGGCCGAGCGTTACGGCATCAGCCGCGAGCAGCAAGATGCGTTTGCTCTTGAGTCCCAGCGCAGAGCCGTGGCTGCCCTGCAAGCGGGACGTTTCAAGGAAGAAATCACCCCGATTGAGGTGCCTCAGCGTAAGGGTGACCCGCTGCGTGTGGAGACCGATGAGCAACCTCGTGCGCAAACCACGCTGGAGTCGTTGGCCAAATTGCGCCCTGCCTTCAAGAAAGAGGGCACTGTCACGGCGGGCAACGCCTCAAGCATCAATGACGGTGCCGCCGTGCTTTTGCTGGCCAGCGCCGACAAGGCCAAGGCATTGGGCCTGCCCGTATTGGCATGGGTTCGGGGCTGGGCCAGCACCGGGGTAGATCCAGCCATCATGGGGATTGGCCCTGTGTCGGCCAGCCGCAAGGTCTTGAAGCAGGTAGGCTGGGACCTGAACGAGCTGGACCTGATCGAGGCCAATGAAGCCTTTGCCGCCCAATCGCTCGCCGTGGCCAAGGATTTGCAGTGGGACATGAACAAGGTCAATGTCAATGGTGGGGCCATCGCTTTAGGTCACCCCATTGGTGCATCGGGCGCCCGTGTGCTGGTCACCTTGGTTCATGAAATGCGTCGTCGCGGTGCGCGTAAGGGGCTTGCCACCTTGTGCATTGGCGGCGGTCAAGGTGTGGCTATCGCTATTGAGGCCGCATGA
- the phbB gene encoding acetoacetyl-CoA reductase, whose protein sequence is MSTVKRTALVTGGMGGLGQEIARALHDAGHRVLVTHSRSEADAQVWLKEQAEAGYEFQGYHVDVADFESCQQMAQAIEKDGQHVDILINNAGITRDGTFRKLSKDKWDEVLRVNLDSVFNVTKPFIDGMLERGWGRVINISSINGSKGQFGQTNYSAAKAGMHGFTKALAQEVARKGVTVNTVSPGYLATKMVMAVPEDVRNSIIAGIPVGRLGQPEEIAALVTFIASEAAGFMTGSNVAMNGGQHMY, encoded by the coding sequence ATGTCTACGGTTAAACGCACGGCGTTGGTGACGGGAGGGATGGGCGGTCTGGGTCAAGAGATCGCCCGTGCCCTGCATGATGCGGGTCATCGGGTACTGGTGACCCACTCGCGCAGCGAGGCCGATGCCCAGGTCTGGCTCAAGGAACAGGCCGAGGCCGGTTATGAGTTTCAGGGCTATCACGTTGATGTTGCCGATTTCGAGTCTTGCCAGCAGATGGCCCAGGCCATTGAAAAGGACGGCCAGCACGTTGACATCCTCATCAACAATGCCGGCATTACCCGTGACGGCACTTTTCGCAAGCTGAGCAAGGACAAGTGGGACGAGGTCTTGCGGGTCAATCTGGACTCGGTGTTTAACGTGACCAAGCCCTTTATCGATGGCATGCTCGAGCGCGGCTGGGGCCGGGTGATCAACATCTCCTCCATCAACGGCAGCAAGGGACAGTTTGGCCAGACCAATTATTCGGCTGCCAAGGCGGGCATGCATGGTTTTACCAAGGCGCTGGCACAGGAAGTGGCACGCAAGGGTGTGACCGTCAACACCGTCTCTCCCGGCTATCTGGCCACGAAGATGGTCATGGCGGTGCCCGAGGATGTGCGCAACAGCATTATCGCGGGCATTCCGGTGGGCCGTTTGGGACAGCCCGAGGAAATTGCCGCGTTGGTGACCTTTATTGCCAGCGAAGCGGCTGGTTTTATGACAGGCAGTAACGTCGCCATGAATGGCGGCCAGCATATGTACTGA
- a CDS encoding phasin family protein: METLPLDLYKANVELQLRITRLLQEGGHRWLESVQKSSLRSVEQTTAEIENLLQTGNWQSLATLPADTFWRLFQHGVNDSQAINQLAIENQTKFTSGLQEALEAWQKSVLAVVSETSAAVPVMDIFKQWGAPWANAASASDTQKGA; encoded by the coding sequence ATGGAGACACTTCCCCTGGACCTGTACAAGGCCAATGTCGAGCTGCAATTGCGTATCACGCGCCTGTTGCAGGAGGGCGGTCACCGCTGGCTGGAGTCCGTACAGAAAAGCAGCCTGAGAAGCGTGGAGCAGACCACGGCTGAGATTGAGAACTTGCTGCAAACCGGCAACTGGCAGTCGTTGGCAACTCTGCCGGCCGACACGTTCTGGCGTCTGTTCCAGCACGGGGTCAATGACAGCCAGGCCATCAACCAGCTGGCTATTGAGAACCAGACCAAGTTCACCTCCGGTTTGCAAGAAGCGCTGGAAGCCTGGCAAAAGTCGGTGCTGGCCGTGGTCAGCGAGACCAGTGCTGCAGTACCGGTCATGGATATTTTCAAGCAGTGGGGCGCGCCTTGGGCAAATGCTGCCAGCGCCTCTGACACTCAAAAGGGAGCATAA
- a CDS encoding ABC transporter permease, producing MRKLKNVLLLGRKELWSLWRDPMMLLLIVYVFSVSIYTSATAQPETLNNAPIAIVDQDQSPLSARIASAFYPPEFIRPHMIEYGEMDSGMDTGQFTFVLNIPPNFQRDVLAGRSPEVQLNIDATRMSQAFTGNNYIQQVVMGEVNEFVRRYRSVDTLPVDLALRVRFNPTLEKAWFGSIAEVINSVAMLSIILTGAALIREREHGTIEHLLVMPVTPGEIMASKVTAMGLVVLIATAASLKFVVQGLLGVPIEGSIALFLCGAVLCLFAMTSMGIYLATLSRSMPQFGLLLMLTLLPMNLLSGGRTPRESMPEIVQHLMQLAPTTHFVSLGQAILFRGAGIETVWQPFLALLVIGTVLFVLSLRRFRNTISQMA from the coding sequence ATGAGAAAACTCAAGAATGTACTGTTGCTGGGTCGCAAGGAGCTCTGGAGTCTATGGCGTGATCCCATGATGCTGCTGCTGATTGTGTACGTGTTCTCGGTCTCGATTTACACCTCGGCCACTGCCCAGCCGGAAACCTTGAACAATGCGCCTATCGCAATTGTGGATCAGGACCAGAGCCCCTTGTCGGCCCGTATTGCGTCGGCCTTTTATCCGCCGGAGTTCATTCGCCCGCACATGATCGAATACGGCGAAATGGATTCGGGTATGGACACTGGGCAGTTCACTTTTGTGTTGAACATTCCTCCCAATTTTCAGCGCGATGTCCTGGCGGGGCGTAGCCCCGAGGTGCAGCTCAATATTGATGCCACTCGCATGAGCCAGGCCTTTACCGGCAATAACTATATCCAGCAGGTGGTAATGGGTGAGGTCAACGAATTCGTGCGGCGCTACCGCAGCGTTGACACCTTGCCGGTGGACCTGGCCTTGCGTGTCCGCTTTAACCCCACGTTGGAAAAAGCCTGGTTTGGCAGTATTGCCGAAGTCATCAACTCGGTTGCCATGCTGTCCATTATTCTTACCGGGGCTGCCCTGATCAGAGAGCGCGAGCACGGCACCATTGAACACTTGCTGGTGATGCCCGTCACGCCGGGCGAGATTATGGCCTCCAAAGTGACGGCCATGGGGCTGGTGGTTCTGATCGCCACGGCTGCATCGCTCAAGTTTGTGGTGCAAGGTCTGCTGGGTGTGCCGATTGAAGGTTCCATTGCGCTGTTTCTGTGCGGCGCAGTGCTGTGTCTGTTTGCCATGACTTCCATGGGTATCTATCTGGCGACCTTGTCGCGCAGCATGCCCCAGTTTGGCCTGTTGCTGATGCTGACCCTGCTGCCCATGAACCTGCTCTCGGGCGGGCGCACGCCCCGTGAAAGCATGCCTGAAATTGTGCAGCATCTGATGCAGCTTGCCCCCACCACGCATTTTGTGTCGTTAGGGCAGGCCATTTTGTTCCGTGGTGCCGGTATTGAAACGGTGTGGCAACCCTTTTTGGCCCTGTTGGTGATCGGGACGGTTTTGTTCGTTCTGTCGCTACGGCGTTTTCGTAACACCATCTCTCAGATGGCTTGA
- the rbbA gene encoding ribosome-associated ATPase/putative transporter RbbA yields MPKQQATAVARVTELSQRYGDTLALDRLSLDVPAACMVGLIGPDGVGKSSLLSLLAGARVIQEGHIEVLGGDMADKSHRDKICPRIAYMPQGLGKNLYPTLSVEENLQFFGRLFGHNAAERRRRIDDLTRSTGLYPFLTRPAGKLSGGMKQKLGLCCALIHDPDFLLLDEPTTGVDPLARKQFWDLIERIRRERPGMSVIVATAYMDEAQRFDWLVAMDDGRILATGSPRELLERTQSKNLEQAFIRLLPEDKRQGHQEVVIPPLDVDANDIAIEAEGLTIRFGDFTAVDHVSFRIRRGEIFGFLGSNGCGKSTTMKMLTGLLPASEGQAWLFGHEVNPKDIDTRRRVGYMSQAFSLYGELTVRQNLVLHAQLFHVPDDQVQARVAEMVERFELGQILDRLPDAIPLGMRQRLSLAVAMVHKPELLILDEPTSGVDPVARDNFWRLLIELSRRDKVTIFISTHFMNEAERCDRMSMMHAGKVLDSDTPANLVKKRGAATLEEAFIGYLLEASGPEPQAEPATEQTTLVEAPEQQEHQERFSLQRLLSYTWRETLELRRDPVRATLALAGSLILLFVMGFGITLDVEDLRYAVLDRDQTSISQNYALNLSGSRYFLEQPPLTDYQDLDDRMRRGKIALAIEIPPGFGRDVLRGSNPEIAAWVDGSMPTRAETIQGYVKAMHQQWLITQAKERLGAAALVTPASIQDRYRYNPDVKSLPAMVPAVIPVLLLMLPAMLTALSVVREKELGSIINLYVTPVTRVEFLLGKQIPYIGLAMVNFLCMCLLAITIFDVPIKGSFLTLSLATLMFCVISTGMGLLASTVTRSQIAAMFFAMIGTMLPATQLSGLLNPVSSMQGLSRWAGELYPATHMFNISRGVFNKALTFSDLHGALFALLLAIPVVLGAAVMLLRKQES; encoded by the coding sequence ATGCCCAAGCAGCAAGCGACGGCTGTTGCTCGTGTAACGGAGCTCAGTCAGCGTTATGGCGATACGCTCGCCCTGGACCGTTTAAGCCTGGATGTTCCTGCCGCTTGCATGGTCGGACTGATTGGTCCGGATGGTGTGGGCAAGTCCAGCTTGCTGTCCTTGCTGGCCGGCGCACGCGTGATTCAGGAAGGCCACATTGAGGTACTGGGCGGCGATATGGCAGATAAAAGCCATCGCGATAAGATTTGCCCGCGCATCGCCTACATGCCCCAGGGGCTGGGCAAAAATTTGTACCCCACCTTGTCGGTGGAAGAGAACCTGCAGTTTTTTGGCCGTTTGTTTGGGCACAATGCCGCCGAGCGCCGCCGCCGGATTGACGATCTGACACGCAGCACGGGACTGTATCCTTTTTTGACGCGCCCGGCTGGCAAGCTCTCGGGTGGCATGAAGCAAAAGTTGGGGCTGTGTTGCGCGCTGATTCATGACCCGGATTTCTTGCTGCTGGACGAGCCCACCACCGGCGTGGACCCCCTGGCCCGCAAACAGTTCTGGGACCTGATCGAGCGCATACGACGTGAGCGCCCAGGCATGAGCGTGATTGTGGCCACCGCCTATATGGATGAGGCTCAGCGCTTTGACTGGCTGGTGGCCATGGATGATGGGCGGATTCTGGCAACGGGTTCACCCCGGGAATTGCTGGAACGCACACAGAGCAAAAATCTGGAGCAGGCTTTTATTCGCCTTTTGCCCGAGGACAAGCGTCAGGGCCACCAGGAGGTTGTGATACCACCACTGGATGTGGATGCGAACGATATCGCCATTGAGGCCGAAGGACTGACCATCCGTTTCGGCGACTTTACCGCCGTGGACCATGTATCGTTTCGCATCCGGCGTGGCGAGATTTTTGGTTTTCTGGGCTCGAATGGTTGCGGCAAGTCCACCACCATGAAGATGCTGACGGGCCTGCTGCCGGCTTCAGAGGGTCAGGCCTGGCTGTTTGGTCACGAAGTCAATCCCAAAGACATCGATACCCGCCGTCGTGTGGGTTACATGTCGCAGGCGTTCTCCCTGTACGGCGAGCTGACGGTTCGACAAAACCTGGTGCTGCATGCCCAGCTTTTCCACGTTCCTGATGACCAGGTGCAAGCGCGTGTCGCTGAAATGGTGGAGCGCTTTGAGCTGGGCCAGATTCTGGATCGCCTGCCCGATGCCATTCCGTTGGGCATGCGTCAGCGCCTGTCTCTGGCGGTGGCGATGGTCCACAAGCCCGAGCTACTGATTCTGGATGAGCCAACTTCGGGGGTGGACCCGGTGGCTCGCGACAATTTCTGGCGTTTGCTGATCGAGCTGTCCCGACGGGACAAGGTCACCATTTTTATTTCCACCCACTTCATGAACGAGGCCGAGCGTTGTGACCGCATGTCCATGATGCATGCCGGTAAAGTGCTCGATAGCGACACGCCCGCCAATCTGGTGAAAAAACGGGGAGCGGCCACGCTGGAGGAGGCTTTTATCGGCTACCTGCTCGAGGCCAGTGGCCCCGAGCCGCAGGCCGAGCCCGCGACCGAACAGACGACGCTTGTCGAAGCGCCCGAGCAGCAGGAGCATCAGGAGCGTTTCAGTCTGCAGCGTCTGTTGAGTTACACCTGGCGCGAAACGCTGGAGCTGCGCCGTGATCCGGTGCGGGCAACCCTGGCTCTGGCCGGTTCCCTGATTCTTCTGTTTGTGATGGGTTTTGGCATTACTCTGGACGTGGAGGATTTGCGCTATGCGGTACTGGACCGTGATCAGACCAGCATCAGTCAGAACTACGCCTTGAATCTGTCAGGGTCGCGCTATTTTCTGGAGCAGCCGCCGCTGACGGATTATCAGGATCTGGACGATAGAATGCGACGCGGCAAGATTGCCCTGGCCATTGAGATTCCGCCGGGCTTTGGTCGCGATGTGTTGCGTGGCAGCAATCCTGAAATTGCCGCCTGGGTGGATGGCTCCATGCCCACCCGTGCTGAGACCATCCAGGGCTATGTGAAAGCCATGCATCAGCAGTGGCTGATTACGCAGGCCAAAGAACGTTTGGGAGCAGCGGCGCTGGTGACGCCCGCCAGTATCCAGGACCGCTACCGTTACAACCCCGATGTCAAGAGCCTTCCTGCGATGGTTCCGGCCGTCATTCCTGTGCTCTTGTTGATGTTGCCGGCCATGCTGACCGCGCTGTCTGTGGTACGTGAAAAAGAGCTGGGCTCCATCATCAATCTCTACGTGACCCCGGTTACGCGCGTGGAATTCCTGCTGGGCAAGCAGATTCCCTATATTGGCCTGGCGATGGTCAACTTTTTGTGCATGTGCTTGCTGGCCATCACGATATTCGATGTACCCATCAAGGGCAGCTTTCTAACCCTGAGTCTGGCGACCTTGATGTTTTGCGTGATTTCGACCGGCATGGGGCTGCTGGCTTCTACCGTGACTCGCAGTCAGATTGCCGCCATGTTTTTTGCCATGATTGGCACCATGCTGCCCGCCACCCAACTGTCCGGCTTGCTGAATCCGGTGTCCTCTATGCAAGGTCTCAGTCGCTGGGCGGGCGAGCTTTACCCTGCCACGCATATGTTCAACATCAGTCGTGGGGTGTTTAACAAGGCCTTGACCTTCTCAGACCTGCATGGCGCCCTGTTTGCCTTGTTGCTGGCCATCCCGGTGGTGTTGGGCGCTGCGGTCATGCTGCTCAGAAAGCAGGAGAGCTGA